Proteins encoded within one genomic window of Amorphoplanes friuliensis DSM 7358:
- a CDS encoding peptidoglycan D,D-transpeptidase FtsI family protein, whose product MNAPLRKAGVVILVLFGMLFANLNWVQAYKADDYRTSDYNGRVRVAEYETPRGVIEAGGEALAQSKATDDTLKYLRVYPEKKVYAPIIGYKPVDNAETGIERSENDFLSGASDKLFADRVSAMFTGDKAGGGNVVLSVKPKAQEVAYKQLTNNERGAKAGSAVAIDPRTGAIQALASFPTFDPNPLVSHDNKVATAAFKDLNADKDKPLLNRALSETYPPGSTFKVIISAAALQDGYEQSTEIPAGQTYTAPGSGAPIKNSEDQTCPGAQVTLKEALTDSCNTGYAQLGVKLGGDKVKKAAQAWGFEQNDLTVGNLQEGTGLPVAASKTGEIKNPDGSTDQAGLAQSSIGQKDVRMTTMEGALMAATVANGGKQMRPYLVQQLLSPDRRPIYNASPQTLRTPVNGQVASDLKDMMVSVVENGTGQRAKIDGYEVGGKTGTAQNAVDADDHGWFIGFAYNDKGEAVSAVCVMLENVPGGHASAEAARIAGLIMKAAAGRGGD is encoded by the coding sequence GTGAACGCACCCCTGCGCAAGGCCGGCGTGGTCATCCTCGTCCTCTTCGGCATGCTCTTCGCCAACCTCAACTGGGTCCAGGCCTACAAGGCCGACGACTACCGCACCAGCGACTACAACGGACGTGTCCGTGTCGCCGAGTACGAGACGCCGCGCGGAGTCATCGAGGCCGGTGGTGAGGCCCTCGCCCAGAGCAAGGCGACCGACGACACCCTCAAGTACCTCCGCGTGTACCCCGAGAAGAAGGTTTACGCGCCGATCATCGGGTACAAGCCGGTCGACAACGCCGAGACCGGCATCGAGCGCAGCGAGAACGACTTCCTGTCCGGCGCGAGCGACAAGCTCTTCGCCGACCGGGTCAGCGCCATGTTCACCGGTGACAAGGCCGGCGGCGGCAACGTTGTGCTGTCGGTCAAGCCGAAGGCGCAGGAGGTCGCGTACAAGCAGCTCACGAACAACGAGCGCGGCGCGAAGGCGGGCTCCGCGGTGGCGATCGACCCGCGGACTGGGGCGATCCAGGCGCTGGCCTCGTTCCCGACGTTCGACCCGAACCCGCTGGTCAGCCACGACAACAAGGTGGCCACGGCGGCGTTCAAGGACCTGAACGCCGACAAGGACAAGCCGCTGCTCAACCGCGCGCTGTCCGAGACCTACCCGCCCGGCTCGACCTTCAAGGTGATCATCTCGGCGGCCGCCCTCCAGGACGGATACGAGCAGAGCACCGAGATCCCGGCCGGCCAGACCTACACGGCACCCGGGTCCGGCGCTCCGATCAAGAACTCCGAGGACCAGACCTGCCCCGGCGCGCAGGTCACCCTCAAGGAGGCCCTGACCGACAGCTGCAACACCGGGTACGCCCAGCTCGGCGTCAAGCTCGGTGGCGACAAGGTCAAGAAGGCCGCGCAGGCGTGGGGCTTCGAGCAGAACGACCTGACGGTGGGCAACCTCCAGGAGGGCACCGGACTGCCGGTCGCCGCCAGCAAGACCGGTGAGATCAAGAACCCGGACGGCAGCACCGACCAGGCCGGCCTCGCTCAGTCGTCGATCGGGCAGAAGGACGTCCGGATGACGACGATGGAGGGCGCGCTGATGGCGGCCACGGTCGCCAACGGTGGCAAGCAGATGCGCCCTTACCTGGTGCAGCAGCTGCTCAGCCCGGACCGGCGGCCGATCTACAACGCCAGCCCGCAGACCCTGCGGACCCCGGTCAACGGCCAGGTGGCCAGTGACCTCAAGGACATGATGGTCAGCGTCGTCGAGAACGGCACCGGCCAGCGCGCGAAGATCGACGGGTACGAGGTCGGCGGCAAGACGGGTACGGCGCAGAACGCGGTGGACGCGGACGACCACGGCTGGTTCATCGGATTCGCGTACAACGACAAGGGTGAGGCAGTCTCAGCAGTCTGCGTCATGCTGGAGAACGTGCCCGGCGGACATGCAAGCGCCGAGGCGGCCCGGATCGCCGGGCTCATCATGAAGGCCGCGGCGGGCCGGGGAGGGGACTGA
- a CDS encoding serine/threonine-protein kinase, with protein sequence MISPGVTLGGRYRLDERIAGGGMGDVWRGTDEVLGRTVAVKILLPALLDEPGFAERFRGEARTMATINHPGVVDVYDYGSDQQLAFLVMEYVEGDALSRTLSRVGRLTPARTMALVAQAADALQAAHANGIVHRDVKPGNLLVRPNGTLVLTDFGIARSAMVGQLTVAGSVLGTASYISPEQASGAVATAASDVYALGVVAYQCLSGHRPFDGSTPIEIAMKHVRDTPRPLPADIPQAVRAIVDRALAKDPGARWPTASAMAAVARQAASSLTTQVQQPAVNGSSAGRPQSGGPTMTRPQSSGPSMANRPHSGAPTSGPGGHPMSGQGRPPYPPIPRPVSGAQARGAASVPPAQQPYRHPSAPPMQQHQPMQGGKQADGSGGRQVLIVLAVVLALLVLLCAGVISFLLNQGNTNAMGDHGNRSTVVVAGSADQRTSATSYRLTKQAAAPHSLNHATEGRQTL encoded by the coding sequence ATGATCAGCCCTGGGGTCACCCTCGGCGGCCGGTACCGCTTGGACGAGCGGATCGCCGGTGGCGGCATGGGCGATGTCTGGCGTGGCACCGACGAGGTGCTCGGCCGGACGGTCGCCGTGAAGATCCTGCTCCCGGCCCTGCTGGACGAGCCCGGTTTTGCCGAGCGCTTCCGCGGCGAGGCCCGGACCATGGCCACGATCAACCACCCCGGTGTGGTCGACGTCTACGACTACGGCAGCGACCAGCAGCTCGCGTTCCTGGTCATGGAGTACGTCGAGGGTGACGCCCTGTCCCGCACCCTGAGCCGGGTCGGGCGGCTCACGCCGGCCCGCACCATGGCGCTGGTCGCACAGGCCGCGGACGCGCTCCAGGCCGCGCACGCGAACGGCATCGTCCACCGCGACGTCAAGCCCGGCAACCTTCTGGTACGCCCGAACGGCACCCTGGTCCTCACCGACTTCGGCATCGCGCGCTCCGCCATGGTGGGACAGCTGACCGTGGCCGGCTCGGTGCTCGGCACGGCGTCCTACATCTCCCCGGAGCAGGCGTCCGGCGCGGTCGCCACGGCGGCCTCCGACGTGTACGCCCTGGGCGTTGTCGCCTACCAGTGCCTTTCCGGTCACCGGCCTTTCGACGGCTCGACGCCGATCGAGATCGCCATGAAGCACGTCCGCGACACCCCGCGCCCGCTGCCCGCCGACATTCCTCAGGCGGTCCGCGCGATCGTCGACCGTGCCCTGGCCAAGGACCCGGGCGCACGCTGGCCCACGGCCTCGGCGATGGCAGCCGTGGCTCGGCAGGCCGCGTCCTCGCTCACCACGCAGGTTCAGCAGCCGGCCGTCAACGGCTCGTCGGCCGGACGCCCGCAGTCGGGCGGACCGACGATGACCCGGCCGCAGTCCAGCGGCCCCTCGATGGCGAACAGGCCGCACTCCGGTGCGCCGACGTCAGGCCCGGGCGGGCACCCGATGTCGGGGCAGGGCCGTCCTCCGTACCCGCCCATCCCTCGTCCCGTGTCGGGTGCGCAGGCGCGGGGTGCGGCTTCGGTGCCGCCGGCCCAGCAGCCGTACAGGCACCCGTCGGCGCCGCCGATGCAGCAGCACCAGCCGATGCAGGGCGGCAAGCAGGCCGACGGTTCCGGCGGCCGGCAGGTCCTCATCGTGCTGGCCGTGGTCCTCGCACTGCTGGTCCTGCTGTGCGCCGGCGTCATCTCGTTCCTGCTCAACCAGGGCAACACCAACGCGATGGGCGATCACGGGAACCGGTCCACGGTCGTGGTGGCGGGTTCCGCTGATCAACGGACGTCCGCGACGTCGTACCGTCTTACGAAGCAGGCTGCTGCTCCGCACAGCCTGAACCACGCGACCGAAGGACGACAGACGTTATGA